A window from Microbacterium ginsengiterrae encodes these proteins:
- the rpsD gene encoding 30S ribosomal protein S4 yields the protein MVTKSQDRRKVRLSRALGVALTPKAARYLEKRPYAPGEHGRTKRKADSDYAVRLREKQRLREQYGIREKQLRIAFNEARRVDGLTGENLVELLEMRLDALVLRSGFARTTAQARQMVVHRHILVDGQLVDRPSFRVKPGQLIHVKPKSEGTEPFQVAAAGGHAEVLPPVPGYLEVELDKLQARLVRRPKRAEVPVTCEVQLVVEYYAAR from the coding sequence GTGGTCACGAAGTCCCAGGACCGCCGCAAGGTCCGTCTGTCCCGCGCCCTCGGCGTGGCACTCACCCCGAAGGCCGCCCGCTACCTCGAGAAGCGTCCCTACGCTCCCGGCGAGCACGGCCGCACCAAGCGCAAGGCTGACAGCGACTACGCCGTCCGTCTGCGTGAGAAGCAGCGTCTGCGCGAGCAGTACGGCATCCGCGAGAAGCAGCTGCGCATCGCGTTCAACGAGGCACGTCGTGTCGATGGCCTGACCGGTGAGAACCTGGTCGAGCTGCTCGAGATGCGTCTGGACGCCCTCGTGCTCCGTTCGGGCTTCGCCCGCACCACGGCACAGGCCCGTCAGATGGTCGTGCACCGTCACATCCTCGTCGACGGCCAGCTCGTCGACCGCCCGTCGTTCCGCGTGAAGCCGGGTCAGCTCATCCACGTCAAGCCCAAGAGCGAGGGCACCGAGCCCTTCCAGGTGGCAGCGGCCGGCGGTCACGCCGAGGTCCTGCCCCCCGTTCCCGGCTACCTCGAGGTCGAGCTGGACAAGCTGCAGGCCCGCCTGGTCCGTCGTCCGAAGCGCGCCGAGGTCCCCGTGACCTGTGAAGTGCAGCTCGTCGTCGAGTACTACGCGGCTCGCTGA
- a CDS encoding replication-associated recombination protein A yields MTSAPLLSGQTPLAVRMRPVSLDEVAGQQHLLRAGSPIVALADPDAASPGAVSIILWGPPGTGKTTLAQAIARSSGRRFVELSAITAGVKDVREVMQEAITQRDLYGQTTILFLDEIHRFTKAQQDALLPGVENGWVILIAATTENPSFSVISPLLSRSLLLTLQPLTDDDITLLIDRAVTDARGLGGNVAIDDAARAALVRLASGDGRRALTGLEAAAAVAASNSDDEVPAITADDVAQAVDRALLRYDRQGDEHYDVISAFIKSIRGSDPDAALHYLARMIEAGEDPRFIARRLVISASEDIGLADPQGLVIATAAADAVAFIGMPEGRIPLAEATVYLATTAKSNAAYAGINAAIADVRAGNFGRVPPHLRDAHYPGAKRLGHGKGYRYPHDNEHGIVPQQYLPDELDGRRYYQPKALGAERDIAARLERIRRILDDR; encoded by the coding sequence ATGACCTCCGCGCCCCTTCTGTCCGGCCAGACGCCGTTGGCCGTGCGCATGCGCCCCGTCTCGCTCGACGAGGTGGCCGGTCAGCAGCATCTCCTGCGCGCAGGATCGCCCATCGTCGCGCTGGCCGATCCCGACGCCGCATCCCCCGGTGCGGTCTCGATCATCCTGTGGGGGCCACCAGGGACCGGCAAGACCACACTCGCCCAGGCGATCGCCCGTTCCTCGGGTCGCCGCTTCGTCGAGCTCTCGGCGATCACCGCGGGTGTGAAGGACGTCAGAGAGGTGATGCAGGAGGCGATCACCCAGCGCGACCTGTACGGCCAGACCACGATCCTCTTCCTCGATGAGATCCATCGCTTCACGAAGGCGCAGCAGGACGCGCTCCTCCCCGGCGTCGAGAACGGGTGGGTCATCCTCATCGCCGCCACGACGGAGAACCCGTCGTTCTCCGTCATCTCGCCGCTGCTGTCGCGTTCCCTGCTGCTGACCCTGCAGCCGCTCACCGACGACGACATCACGCTGCTCATCGACCGCGCGGTCACGGACGCGCGCGGGCTTGGTGGCAACGTCGCGATCGACGATGCGGCGCGCGCCGCGCTCGTCCGACTCGCGTCCGGCGACGGTCGTCGGGCGCTGACCGGTCTTGAGGCGGCCGCCGCCGTCGCCGCCTCCAACTCCGATGACGAGGTGCCCGCGATCACCGCCGACGACGTCGCGCAGGCGGTCGACCGTGCACTGCTCCGCTACGACAGGCAGGGCGACGAGCACTACGACGTCATCAGCGCCTTCATCAAGTCGATCCGCGGGTCCGATCCGGATGCCGCGCTGCACTACCTCGCGCGCATGATCGAAGCGGGGGAGGACCCGCGCTTCATCGCGCGACGCCTCGTGATCTCCGCCTCGGAGGACATCGGGCTCGCCGATCCCCAGGGCCTCGTCATCGCCACCGCCGCCGCCGACGCCGTGGCCTTCATCGGCATGCCGGAGGGTCGCATCCCGTTGGCCGAGGCCACCGTCTATCTCGCCACCACGGCGAAGTCGAACGCGGCGTACGCCGGTATCAACGCCGCGATCGCCGACGTCAGGGCCGGCAACTTCGGCCGAGTGCCGCCGCACCTGCGCGATGCGCACTATCCGGGCGCGAAGCGGCTCGGCCATGGAAAGGGCTATCGCTACCCGCACGACAACGAGCACGGCATCGTCCCGCAGCAGTATCTGCCCGATGAGCTCGACGGGCGCCGCTACTACCAGCCCAAGGCCCTCGGCGCCGAGCGTGACATCGCTGCGCGCCTTGAGCGCATCCGACGCATCCTCGACGATCGCTGA